The Limnospira fusiformis SAG 85.79 genomic interval CCATACTTAGGGCGGTTTCGTCAAAGTCAAACCGAGGATGATGGTGCGGATAAGCTAAATTGCGATCGCTATTAGCAGACCCCATGAAAAAATAACACCCCGGTACTTCTTGCAGGAAAAATGACATATCCTCACCTCCCATAGTCTGACATTTTGGCACTATCCCCGCTGGCGTTTCTACCACACATTCCGCCACGCTTCTCACCAAATTGGCTAGGGATGGATCGTTAATTACTGGCGGATAATTGTGTTGATAATTTAACTCATATCTCGCCCCATGACTTTGACAAATTCCCGCCACAATTGACTCGATTCGGTTGCTAAAATATTCATTAAATTGAGGATTGAAATAGCGGACTGTCCCCTTGATTGTCGCTTGGTCTGCAATCACATTATGAGCATCTCCAGCATGGAAAGAACCCACAGTAACCACGGCAGACTCTAAGGGGTCAACATTCCTTGCTACAATGGTTTGCAGGTTATTAACAATTTGGGAACCTAACAAGATTGCATCTATGGTTTGATGCGGCATCCCTCCATGTCCCCCTTTCCCAAATATGCGACATTCAAAGATATCTACCGCCGCCATTAACGCACCAGCACGCACCCCCACCGTTCCCAATGGCAAATTATTCCACAAATGCAACCCCAAAATTGCCTCAACATCAGGATTTTTTAATACCCCAGCTTCAATCATGGGCAATGCGCCGCCTGGCCCCTCTTCAGCAGGTTGAAAGATTACTTTTATTGTACCACACAAATCCTGTCTGTGTTGCGATAAATAATAGGCAGTTCCTAGGGCGATCGCTGTATGTCCGTCATGACCGCAAGCGTGCATAATGCCATCATGACAAGATTTATAACTCACCTCATTTTGTTCTTGAATAGGTAAGGCATCAAAATCCGCCCGAATTGCTAAAACTGGCCCCGGTTGATGACCTTCAATAATGGCTACAATTCCGGTTTCGGCAATTTGTGTTTGATGATTAATTCCCCATTCCTCTAGTTTTTCGGCAATAAACTTAGCGGTTAGTTTTTCTTGAAATGCTAACTCTGGGTATTGGTGAATATGCCGCCGCCACTTAACTAACTGTGGCTGTAGTGCTTGAATTGCCGGGCGAATTTTCTCGGTGCTGACCCGGTGGGGAGTGGAGACAGTTGCAGTCATAGATGATTTATAATGGCTGTGGGTGTACTAATTTTATCATGATTTTAGCAGATAATCAGCCCTAGGGGAATTCTGCCTTTTTCTTCCTCTAGGTGATGAAAATTGACAGCGATCGCGATAAAATTGGAGTGGTGCAGTCCTTAGCAATTCCTGCCTAGGCTAACCACCATCATCAGTATATATCAGATTTGACCTATGTTAAGTTATTCGCGGATTTTCTTAATTTCAGCATTAGGACTGGGAACCTTACTCCCTAACCCGGCTATATCAGTTCCCCATATAGTGGTTTCATCTCCATTGTTATTAGCCCAAAATCAACCCTTCCAAATTAGTGAAATGCAAATGGTGACTAATGAAACCCTCACCGCCGGACGTTATACGGTAGAAGGTAAACTGACTAATCAGAGTTCAGAGGTAGTGCGATCGCTACAAGTAGTTTATCGTTTATACCGTCAGGAAGGTAATATTTTAGTGGAAGTAGAAAGCCACCAAGCCACCGTTAGCCCAGGGGAGTTACAACCTGGAGAAACTGGTAAATTTGGCTGGGCTTTTGCGGAGGTTCCCCAGGTGTTTTTCATAGAAGCGATCGCCTCAGAAGACGGAACCACAGAAATTAATCAGTGCTATGCTGATGGTTTAGCTAGGCGAGAAATGTGTCGCCTACAGCTTAATCCTCAAGCCGTTTATCCCCTCATTATCAACAACTAATTACCAACCATAGAATAACTCAAACATGAGCCAACTTTACCCTCCCATAGAACCCTACGCCGAAGGCAAACTACAAGTTAGTTCCTTACATACCATTTATTTTGAACAGTCCGGGAACCCAGAAGGTAAACCAGTGGTGATACTTCATGGGGGACCCGGCGGCGGATGCTTACCAGAATATCGTCGATATTTTGACCCCGAAAAGTGGCGAATTATCATGTTTGACCAACGGGGATGCGGTCAAAGTATCCCCCATGCAGAATTAGAAGAAAATACGACTTGGCATTTAGTAGAAGATATCGATCGCCTGCGAAATCACCTAAATATTAACAGTTGGGTGGTGTTTGGTGGTAGTTGGGGAAGTACCCTATCCCTAGCCTATAGTCAGACTTACCCCCAGCATTGTCAAGGGTTGATTTTGCGGGGTATTTTTATGTTAAGAAAAGCCGAACTACAATGGTTTTATCAGGAGGGAGCCAGCTACATTTTCCCTGATGCTTGGCAGGAATATATCAAACCTATTCCCCCAGAAGAACGTGACGATTTAATCTCAGCCTATTATCGTCGTTTAACCAGTGATGACCCCCAAATACAATTGGCGGCGGCTAAGGCTTGGTCAATTTGGGAAGCCAGCACCAGTAAATTATTGCCAGATCAGCATTTAATCCAAAGATTTGGTGATGGCAATTTTGCCACGGCTTTCGCTAGAATTGAATGCCACTATTTTGTCAATCAAGGTTTTTTTGAATCCGAAGACCAACTATTAGTTAATGTTCAGCGTATCCGTCATATTCCAGCGGCGATCGTTCAGGGTCGTTATGATGTAGTTTGTCCCATGAAAACCGCCTGGGAATTGCATCAGGCTTGGCCGGAAGCCGAGTTAATTATTATTCCTGATGCTGGACATTCCATGAGTGAACCAGGCATTCAAAAAGCGCTAATTGACATATCAGATAAATTTGCCACCTTATAGGTTAGATACCCTCTCCCAGTGTAGGAGAGGAGAGGGGTGAGGATGAATATAACCGGGGTATGACGCACCGGAGGGGGGATTAATTCAGGTTTTCGAGTTTGATGCGAGGGTCTACTGATTTTAAAAGTAAATCCGCCAAAAGATTACCCAGAATCAGCATAACAGCACCCATCATTAAACTAGCCATAACTAGATAAAGGTCCTGTTGTCTAACTGCTTCTAAAGTTAACCTTCCTAGTCCCGGCCAGTTAAAAAAGGTTTCGGCAATAAAAGCGCCGCCTAATAAACTAGCGAATTCAAATCCTAATAAGGTAATTAAAGGATTGATGGCATTTCGGAGAGCGTGAACATAAATCACTCGGTTTTCTGGGAGACCTTTAGCGCGCGCCGTTTGGATATAGTCTTGACGTAAGACATCGAGTAATTGACCGCGCATGAGTCGCTGTAAACCCGCGAAACTGGTTATACTTAAAGCCAGGGTTGGTAAAATCATGTGCCAAGCAATATCACCGATTTTCCCCAAGAGAGACAAATCAGGATAGTCTATGCTGGTCATACCTCCAACGGGAAAAAGAGGGGAAGTTTTTTGGGCTAAAAATAGTAACAGTAAGGCGGTGATGAAACTGGGGAACCCTTGACCAGTGTAGCTGATTACTTGTAGGGTGCGATCGACTCGGCGGTTTTGATTAACGGCGGCCAAAATTCCTAGGGGAAGTGCGATCGCCCAAGTTAGAATGAGGGAAGAAATAGCTAACAGTAGGGTAGCGGGGACTCTTTCCCAGAGTAAATCCGTGACCGATCGCTGATTTTCAAAACTATAGCCAAAGTTCCCCCTAGTGACAATTTGGGTTAGCCAATTCCAATATTGGATAATAGGAGGTTGGTCTAATCCGAATTGTTCTCTAAACTGATTGAGAGTGTCCTCAGAAATTTGGGGATTATTGATATATTTATCAAGATAATCACCCGGAGCCAGTTGGACGATCGCAAAACAGAGTACAGAAGCCAATAGCAGAGTAATCAGCGCCTGAAAAAGTCGTTTCGCCACATACAACAAGTTATCAGAGTCAATGCTCATATTTTTTTTTCAGTCATAATCAATTAAAGTGACAATGGGGACATCAGGTAATTGATTTCGTCCCCCCAAGGCCTTTAACTCGATGATAAAAGCAAAACCCACCAAATGACACTGAGCCTCTTGTACCAATTGAGCCGTCGCCGTCGCCGTTCCCCCGGTAGCTATCAGATCATCAACAATCAGAACCTTGCTACCTGGTGCCATGGCATCAATGTGCATTTCCAGGCGATCGCTCCCATATTCTAACTGGTATTGTGCAGTGATGACCTGTCCTGGTAGCTTCCCAGGTTTTCGCACGGGGATAAACCCACAACCCAACTGATAAGCCAGGGGAACCCCAAACAGAAACCCACGGGACTCCATACCCACGACATAATCTGGGGAGAGGCGATCGCACTTATCCTTCAAAGTGTCAATCGTATAGCGTAAGCCCTGAGAATCCCTTAACAGGGTAGTAATATCTCTAAAGACAATACCGGGCTTAGGAAAATCTGGGATATCGCGAATAAAAGATTTAAGATCCATCAGGGTAATGTAAATATTAGGAGCATGATTTCATCTCAAATTAGGTTAACATTTTACGGCAATACGGTATAATACCAAGTATGGTGCGAGACCTTCGGGTATGAAATCGAGCTGAAATGGGCGTGGGGACTACCCGGTGAGGACTTCAACCCCCTGGTTGATTGGGTCGCATCCCTGGCCATCCCATAACACAGCCTGATTTTTTTGCCCCCCTTCGAGACTTCCAATATGGTTGCCAAGGTGAAGCGTCTAATCAGGTCTAAGACTGCCCGCGCCATGCTGAAATGGGCGCATTATCGATTCAAACTAACCCTGAGACATAAGCGCGGAAATAACTGAACAGTTGTAGATGTGACCGAAGAATACACCAGCAAAACCTGTACTCACTGTGGTCATGTCCATTCCCAGCTAGGTGGCTCAAAAGTGTTCCGATGTCCGGAGTGGGGGTTCACTCTACCACGGGACTGGAACGGTGCTTTTGGAATCTTTCTAAAAGCTTTGCGGGATACCGCCTCTGTTACCTTAACGGGTAATAGTGCTATCGTTGCATTGTCCGGGAACAATCGGAAAAATGTCGCGTAAATGTATCAGATTTGCTAACCAATCTTTAACTATATATTGTGTTGGAATCGATGTTGCCGTGAGCATAATGCAAGTAGAACCCTATCAAACTAATTTAAACCCAGTCATATTAGACAGTTTGCCGGATATACCCATCTCCGACAAAGGATGTCCCCGTCGGGCGCGATTACAAATCGACCTGATGTTACTAGCCATTGAAGCCCTCGCCCTGGGGAGTTCCGAACGAATGCTGGTCAAGATATCGGAGTTAGAACTGCAAGGAATTATCCCGAATCGAGTGGTATTATGGCGACTGCGTAGCACTAACCCCCTGCGACGCTACAGCCAACGACAACCCCTCACTCTGAAGGAAGCTAAAGCCCTAGTGGTGATTATTGCCATGATAAGTCGAGAGTTAACAGTGAGAATTCGCCAGTTGCTGATTGACTTTGAGCAAATGCAGCGCAAGCAAATCCCCATAGAACAGCATTTGCAATTATATAGCTATCTGGAAAGGTTCCAGGCTCACTTCCGTAGTCGGATGAATCCTCGGCGCGCGGGTGTAATTGCTTACAACTCCCCAGAGAAACTCAATGATTTAGCGATCGCTTTGCTGGGAAAATTGCTATTCTGTACAGGCACGGCAGGGATGCAACGGTTTTGGATGAGTCTGTTTGATGGAGAGATAGCATGACGATTATACGTCAGTACAGTTTGCCTAACTGCAAGCTGATTTTGCATGGGTTGAGTAGTCCCACAGATAATACCTCAGAAACTCGGCCCCGTTTATCGCGATTGATGAATGCGGAGTGCCATTTTGTCGGTTATCCTCAGCCTATTGTGGGAGGGAAAGAGTTTTTCGAGTGTTTACTGCAACGGGTGAGTCAATACGCCCAAGAATTTCTCAGCGGCGTATCACATCCCCCCTCTGCTAACACTGCTGCTGAGGTTCCTATGGTGGAGTTACGCAGACTAGACGGCAATTTACACCGCCTGATTGTCCGTAATACCCCGTTAGATGGGGATTCCCAGATGAAAACCGATCCGACATCCCCAGTGGAATTAGATTTAACCACGGTGCAGTTATTTGATCTGGTGGAAGCAGTGGATCAGTTTTTCGCTGATTCTGGGACTTTACCTGAGCTTTCCTTGCAGTTAAAAGCTATTCCCAAGCGTTATACTAAGGCAGAGCAATCTGTTACCCAAAGGGCGATACCTGTAGCGGTAGGGGTGTCTGGATTGGCTATTGCAGCGATCGCATTATTTGCTCTGCCAGTTCCAGAGGTTCGGCGACCCCTAGAACCTAATCCTCAAGAGTCCACAGAAACCCAATCACTATCAGAAACTGAAAGACCACCATCAGCCGGACAATCTCCACCACAGGGAGTTAATACAGACACAGAGGGGGAAAATACCACTATTGGCGAACCCGGTGCTACCATTGGCCAGTCTAATTTACAACCTAATTTAGTCTCACCGCCATCTATTGATGACCCCCAGGAAATTGAGAGATTACAGCGAGAATTGTTTGCTCAGATAAACCAAGCATGGGTTGCTCGCATTAACCGAACCCTAGTTTATCGGGTTACAGTAGCCAGTGATGGCAAAATTATAGATTATGAAGCAGTTGAGGATGTTACCCCAGAGGAAGAGGCTCCCATTCCCCTATCAGAGTTACGCTTTCAGCAGGTAGGACCTGACCCAGCAGAACCCCAAGCGGATATGATGGTGATATTTAATCATCCCGCAGGTCCGTTAGAAGTGCGTCCTTGGGAAAACTGATAACCTAATGGCAATTGAGGGTAAATTTATGGCAGATCCAAAACCAAGTAAATCTTCCCCTAAATCCAATTCCGGGGTTTTGGTGGGGCTGTTGTCCTTCATTTTTCGTCTGTTATTGTTGGGGGTAGGTAGTGCTGTGGCTTGGGTAGTGGGAATGGCTGTAGCTCAAGTTTACCCGAACACCAGTTCGGAAATGCCCCTAACTGAACAGTTATTAAGGCGCGAGCCAGCATATCAACCCTCTTTCCCAGACCGAGAAACTCCTAGACTCACTCCCCCCAAAGCGTCGCCTACTTCCCTAACTCCGGAAGTCCAACAAACCTTACAACCCCAACTCCAACAATTACAACAAGATCTCAATGCCTTGATCGGTCGCACCGCCGCCCTAGAAATTCAAATCGGTAATAGTCGGCCAGCAGAAACGTTGGAGAGACGCTTACAAATTATAGAACAGCAATTAACAGCCCCTAGCTCCCCGGAGGCGGAAAATATACCCCCACCAACTCCCCGCACTGCTAGGTCTAGATCTGGAAGTGGCTTGATCATGACTTTACCCAGTGATATTTTATTTAACCCAGGTAGTAGCACTTTGCGCCCTGGGGCTAATGTGATCCTGGATAACTTGATTCCAGATCTGCAAAACTATCGGGGGGCAGTAGTGCGGGTGGCAGGTCATACTGATGATAGCGCTCGCCGTCAGCAAAATCTGGTTTTGTCCTCTGCACAGGCGGAAGCAGTGGTGCAATACCTCTCTAATGCTGTGGACTACCAGGCTTATCATTGGGTGGCGATCGGTTATGGTATGACTCGCCCAGCGTTGGAAAATACCTCGGACATCAATAGACAACTTAACCGCCGCATTGAAGTTGCCATTACCCCCCCCTGAAAAACCTAAATCTAAACACAAAGGGAAAATTTATACATGAGACTGGTTTTTTTTGGTACGCCTGAGTTTGCTGTGCCTAGTTTGCAACGATTATTGACTGATGAGCAATTTCAGGTGGTTGGGGTGGTTACTCAACCAGATAAACGACGGGGACGTGGTAGTAAAACTAGCCCTTCCCCGGTAAAGGCGATCGCATTATGTGCAGGTCTACCAGTTTGGCAACCCCGTCGCCTTAAAAAGGATCCACAAACTTTGGCTAATTTGCGGGAAGTTGAGGCTGATGTTTTTGTGGTAGTCGCTTATGGACAAATCCTCTCCCCGGAACTTTTGCAGATCCCTAAATTAGGATGTGTCAACGCTCACGGCTCGATTTTACCAAAATATCGCGGAGCGGCACCTATTCAGTGGTGTTTATATCATGGCGAGACTGAAACCGGAATTACTACCATGTTGATGAATGAAGGCATGGACACAGGACCCATGCTATTGAAGAGTTACACCCCCATTAGTTGGGAGGACCAAGCAGCTAATTTGGCTGAACGTCTCGCTAATATGGCGGCGGAACTTTTAACGGAGACTTTGCTACAAATGCGATCGCAAACGATACAACCTATTCCCCAGGATGATACTCAAGCTACATTAGCGCCTCTCATTCAGCCAGAAGATTATCAACTTGATTGGTCGAAGTCAGCAGTTGCCCTCCATAATCAAATTAGAGCCTTTTATCCCCATTGTGTCACTACCTTTAGGGGACAAAGTTTGAAAATTAGCGGCTCGGTTCCCTTGGGTTCTGTTCCCCAAATAGAACTTCCTCCACCATTGGCTCGTTTGTCTACCGCCGATCTTAACCCCGGTAACATTGGGGAAATTGTGGCGATCGCCAAACGCTTCGGCCCAATTGTTCAGACCGGGTCAGGATACCTATTGGTTTCCGAAGTCAAGTTACCCGGAAAACGGGTTCAGTCCGGTTGGGATTTTGTCAATGGCACTCGTGTAGCGATCGGAGAAATTCTTGATTAAAATTAGAACTATGCAACCCCAATAATTTGTGTAAGTTTAAATACACCTACTAGCATTAAGAGACTAATATGGTCAGTCCTAGCCCAGAAGTTAATTTTCCTGTCCATTTTCAAAATCATATAGCCTGGGTCAAAATTCCCGATCGCCTCAGTGTATTGGAGGCTGTGGATTTTAAGTCAACTTGTCATAATCTCGTTTTGGGAGATCAGGTTCCACAGGCTATTATTCTCGATTTTAGCGAGACTACATTTATCGATAGCAGCGGAGTCGGTGCCTTAGTCAGTAACCTCAAAGCCGCCAAAAACAAAAATGTGGAACTTTTGCTAAAAAATGTCAGTCCCCAGGTAATGGCGGTTTTTTCTTTAACATCCCTTGATCAGGTTTTAACCTTTCAACAGGATGAACCCGCACCTCATGGGGATAATAGCCAATTACCCGTTACTCATCCTTCCGTTCGCTCTGTGGTTAAACGCTCTATTGATATTGTCGGCGCTCTAGTCGGATTAGTAATTACTGCAGTTTTATCTATTCCAATTGTCATTGCTATTCGCTTTGATAGTCCTGGTCCGATTTTGTTTGGTCAAATTCGTTGCGGTTGGATGGGTAAGCGTTTCCGTATGTGGAAGTTTCGCTCTATGGTGATTAATGCTGAAGAACTCAAAAACACAATTCCTAATCAGGCGAAAGGTCAAATCTTTAAAAATGATCAAGACCCCAGGATTACTAAAGTAGGTCGGTTTTTGCGGCGCACTAGCCTGGATGAATTACCTCAATTTTGGAATGTTTTAATGGGGGAAATGAGCCTAGTCGGCACTCGACCACCTACTCCCGATGAAGTCGAACGTTATGAGGTTCCCCAATGGCAACGCCTAGATGTTAAACCCGGTATGACTGGAGAATGGCAAGTCGGCGGGCGATCGCAGATTAAGGATTTTGAAGATATTATTCGCCTTGATCTCAAATATCAGGAAAACTGGAGCTTGATGTATGATCTCAAAATGATTGTCCGCACGATCGCCATTTTGTTCAAAAAAAATAGTGGTGCAATGTAAGATTAATGGAAGATGAAAGTCTACTAATGCGATCGCATCTTAAAGTAGGTACAGATCTACTGTTTTTAGAGGAAGTATTACAATGGTTTGATCAGATAACTACTCCCTTTTTGCATCCCGATCTGAACTACGAATGCAAGATTGCTATTACCGAAGGGTTCACTAATGCGGTTCGTCATGCACATCATGGATTATCTAAGACCACTCCCATTGATATTCAGGTGGAGATTTTATCTAATTCTATCGAAATCAAACTCTGGGATTTTGGTCAACCTTTTGACTTCCCCAAAACCCTGCATTTGATTCTTAACGAAAAGATTGCACCTTTGGAAAAGGAACAAGGTAGGGGTTTGATTTTGATGTCTAAACTCACCGATGAAGTCACTTATTGTCGCCTGGATGACCATCGTAACTGCCTAACTATGCGACGACATTTCTCTTAACTTTCAGTCATTATATAGAGTGCATCTACTAACTATACCCACCCTAAACTAATTCTCTGAGATCATCTCAGACTGTGACGTTATATAATATAATGGATTTATGATCAGTACAAAATCTTGATTTAGTCAAACACTAAACTAGAGCTATGATAGCCTCACCTACCACTACACCCAGTCGTTCTAGTCAAACCGTCCGTAAGCCTTACCCTAACTATAAGGTAATTGTCCTTAATGACGATTTTAATACCTTTCAGCACGTCGCTAACTGTCTGATGAAATATCTTCCGGGAATGACTAGCGATCAAGCCTGGGAGTTGACCAACCGCGTCCATTATGAAGGTCAGGCGACCGTGTGGGTTGGCCCCCTAGAACAAGCCGAATTGTACCATACCCAACTCAGTCGCGAAGGTTTGACAATGGCTCCCCTAGAAAAAGCCTAATCGTCACCTTCAGCATCTGACATCATAGCCGATCGCATTAATCCCGGCCAGATCAGCAGGAAAAATCCCATCCAGGTCAGGACGGGAACCCCTACAATTACCGATAGCCAAACCTGATGAAAGATTAGCCAACTTCCGCTAATTAAGCTAACTCCCGTCAGCATAATTGACCACGGTTGACACCACCAGGGTTTATAGTCCCAAGGATTATCACTTGAGGGTTGATTTTGATTCATTAACTGCCTTTTTGTAATTGCTTAACTAGATGAACTAACTCAGGTAAAATCAGCTTTTCCATAGCTAGTTTAACTGCTCCTTGGGAACCGGGAACCGAAAATAATAGAGTTTCCCGATATACCCCGGCGGTGGCGCGAGAGGCGATCGCACGGGAACCAATATCATCGTAACTCAAAAACCGGAACAGTTCCCCAAAGCCAGGTAAAGTTTTTTCTAGTAACCCCTCAATAGCATCATAAGTCGTGTCTCGTGGTGCTATTCCCGTTCCCCCATTCACAATCACCGCCTGAATTTTAGCATCACCACAGCATTGATTAAGCGCCTGAGTAATCAAGTCCGGTTCATCTTTAATTATCACATAATTTCCTAGATGATGACCATTATCTCTCAGCATTTGCTTAATCAAATCACCGCTTTTATCCGTGGACTCAGTGCGAGTATCACTCACAGTTAAAACGGCACAATTGACGCTAAAACTACCGCTATCTGGGTGAGGAATTGAGCTACTCATAACCATCCTTAACTCTCATGCTAACATTAAGCCAGTTCCATCACCACATCTAAAGTATGTCCTAAAGACTCATAGACTTGGCGCTGTTCAAATACAGTTAAAATATCCCCATTAATCTTATTCGCCGCCGCTTCACTGCGCAGAATTTTCAGAGCTGTAACCGTAAGAAGTCCATGCTTATAAGGTCGATCGCCTGCTGTTAGTGCGTCATAAATATCAGCGATCGCCATCATTTGTGATTGGAGCGGAATTTTCTCCTTTTTCAATCCCAAAGGATAGCCACTACCATCTACCTTTTCATGATGTCCATAGCTAATCTGTGGCACATTTTCCAGTCCCTTAGTCCAGGGAATTTGCTTTAAGAAATTATAGGTATGGGTGACATGACCTTCAATAATTTCGCGTTCGGAAGCCGTCAAATTACCCTGAGTTATTAACAATTGTTCAATCTCTTCTGGTGTCACCAGCGGCTTAATCTTGCCATCTATATCCCGATAGGTAATCTTTGATAAATCATGGAGTTTTTCCAGGGGTTGAGAAGGTAAAATCTCCGGTTCGTTGGCTTCCAGCACCATCTCCCAAAACCCTTGCAACTGCTCAATCTCCTGATTCATTTCCAAATCCATACTTTCAAGAGTTTGACAGTGGGGGCATTCTGTGCTATTCTGGGAGTGGTTGCTGCTGTAGTCTAAAAGCAGTTGATATTTCCTTTGTAGACAGTCTATCTGTAAACTCTGTCGAGCGATCGCAAACCGTTTTTTCATGATTTCCAATTCCCAAGGATAAAGTTTCTTAGCCTTGTTTAAAACAGCTTCAGGAACTCCCACTTTGCCAAAATCATGAAGTAGTGCCGCATAACGTAACTCTTGGAGTTGGCGATCGCTAAATTGTACCGCCGCCAGGGGACCCTCAGATATCTGATTAATTTCCTCCCCCAAACGCACCGTCAAAACTGCCACCCTTTCCGAATGTCCGAAAGTGCAGGGGTCTCGCGCCTCAATGACCTGCACGGAGGTTTTCACAAACCCCTCAAATAGTAACTCAATACTCTCTTGTAAATCACTGCGTTCAATGGAAATCGCCGCCTGAGAAGCGAGACTCCGCAAAATCCGTTCTTCCCAATCAGAATAAGGTTGGGTGTACTCCATGGTATTTTCAGGAGTCAGCACCAGATCAGATTGTCGCTTGCGGTTAATCAGTTGTAGAACCCCCA includes:
- a CDS encoding MogA/MoaB family molybdenum cofactor biosynthesis protein encodes the protein MSSSIPHPDSGSFSVNCAVLTVSDTRTESTDKSGDLIKQMLRDNGHHLGNYVIIKDEPDLITQALNQCCGDAKIQAVIVNGGTGIAPRDTTYDAIEGLLEKTLPGFGELFRFLSYDDIGSRAIASRATAGVYRETLLFSVPGSQGAVKLAMEKLILPELVHLVKQLQKGS
- the clpS gene encoding ATP-dependent Clp protease adapter ClpS — protein: MIASPTTTPSRSSQTVRKPYPNYKVIVLNDDFNTFQHVANCLMKYLPGMTSDQAWELTNRVHYEGQATVWVGPLEQAELYHTQLSREGLTMAPLEKA
- a CDS encoding DUF6737 family protein; protein product: MNQNQPSSDNPWDYKPWWCQPWSIMLTGVSLISGSWLIFHQVWLSVIVGVPVLTWMGFFLLIWPGLMRSAMMSDAEGDD
- a CDS encoding HD domain-containing phosphohydrolase, producing MVFDNLNVSVGVSEELLLIEKLLDIGTALSGIHDLGKLLKLILSKSREITCSDAGSVYLVDYSDDRPKLLFKVAQNQSLPNLSFREFAIALTDRSLAGHVALTGKSLNIDDAYDLPQGQPYRLDRSFDENICYRTRSVLVLPMQNREGETLGVLQLINRKRQSDLVLTPENTMEYTQPYSDWEERILRSLASQAAISIERSDLQESIELLFEGFVKTSVQVIEARDPCTFGHSERVAVLTVRLGEEINQISEGPLAAVQFSDRQLQELRYAALLHDFGKVGVPEAVLNKAKKLYPWELEIMKKRFAIARQSLQIDCLQRKYQLLLDYSSNHSQNSTECPHCQTLESMDLEMNQEIEQLQGFWEMVLEANEPEILPSQPLEKLHDLSKITYRDIDGKIKPLVTPEEIEQLLITQGNLTASEREIIEGHVTHTYNFLKQIPWTKGLENVPQISYGHHEKVDGSGYPLGLKKEKIPLQSQMMAIADIYDALTAGDRPYKHGLLTVTALKILRSEAAANKINGDILTVFEQRQVYESLGHTLDVVMELA
- a CDS encoding ATP-binding protein, whose protein sequence is MEDESLLMRSHLKVGTDLLFLEEVLQWFDQITTPFLHPDLNYECKIAITEGFTNAVRHAHHGLSKTTPIDIQVEILSNSIEIKLWDFGQPFDFPKTLHLILNEKIAPLEKEQGRGLILMSKLTDEVTYCRLDDHRNCLTMRRHFS